Genomic DNA from Bacillus kexueae:
CAGTTTCATCGGAAAGCCTTTCAATTAGCATTAGTAGTTGGTGGTATTTTTTCATTATTGACGGCCATTAATGGCCATGAATCGGCTCAACTACTACATGAGTATCAACCTGAAAAACTAGCTGCTGCTGAAGGCTTATTCGAAACGCAACCCTATGCACCGTTGGCTATTGGGGGATTCACTGATGAAGAGACTCAAGAAGTCAAATGGGCAATTGAAATTCCTTGGGCTTTAAGTTTTCTAGCTGGCGACCGATTCGATACAGTAGTTAAAGGATTAAATGATTTTCCACGTGAATGGTGGCCACCTTTGTTCGTTCACACCTTATTTAATGCGATGGTATTAATCGGTTCACTCTTATTAGTACTGGCATGGGGTGGTATTATATGGATTAAGTTTTTGAAGAAGAAGCATTTCCCACGCTACTACTTATGGGCACTCGTTTTCGGAGGACCCCTTGCACTATTATCCGTTGAATTTGGTTGGATATTTGCTTGTACCGGGAGGCAACCGTGGGTCATTTACCGGCTGATGAAGACGGAAGATGCAGTTACTGGCTCGACTCAGTTAGGCGTTTTATTTATTTTATTTACAGCCATTTTTATTATATTAGGAACGGCTGTCGTTCTCGTTCTTCTTCATTATTTTAAGCGACATCCTGTTCACCAAGAATTATCGGAGGGGACATCATGACGGATAGTATTTTAGCTATATCACTTTTATGGGGGTTTGTGTTTATATATGCTGTCATGGCGACGATGGATTTTGGTGCCGGTTTTTGGTCAATGGTTTATATTAATCGTGAAAAAACGAATGCGACAAATATCGCTAACCGCTACTTATCGCCGACATGGGAAGTAACAAATGTATTCATTGTGGCAATTGTTGTTGCGCTTGTAACCTTTTTTCCTGGTGCAACGTTCACACTCGGGACTGTTTTATTAATCCCTGGTAGTATCATATTGTTATTCCTTTCAATCCGAAGTGGGTTCCTCGTTTTTTCTCATGCAGTGAAAGATTACGAAAAGCCTTTAACGTACGTATCTGGAATATCAGGATTTCTCATTCCTTGTTTATTGATTACAATTTTACCGATTACACATGGAGATTACATTGTAAACGTGAATGGAGTTGATCAACTACATTTAACAAAGCTCATCACAAGTCCACACATATATGCATTTATGAGCTTCGCTTTTTTTAGTACCCTTTTTCTATCTTCATTACTATTAGCAGACTATTCGAACGAAGCTCGTGAGAAAGAAGCTTTCATCATTTATCGTCGAGACGCTATGATCACAGGGCCATTATCACTTGTTTCTGCCTTTTTCATATTAATTACGATGAAAACAGAAGCAACTTGGCTTTATGAGAAGATGATTAGCCATAGTACATTACTAATCATCTCCGTATCCATGTTTTTAGTAGCTGGAATTGCATTGTATGACCCTTTCAAAAGAGCAAAAGGAGACAAAAAAGGGTGGCCGCGATTAGCGGTTATTGCAATTGTTGCTCAATATTTAATCGCTAGCTATGTATATGGTATATCTCATTTACCATATATCGTTTATCCAACAATCACCATTGAATCAGGTTTTACACATCCTAATACTTTTCGAGCGTTGTTTACCACTTATATCGTAGGTTTCCTAATCTTATTTCCGGGCTTTTTTTATTTTTGGCGCCTCTTTATGAAAGACAAACGGTACGTTCGTAACTCAAACAAATAAGAAGGAGGGGGAAGAAATGTATGTCCGACTCGGATACGTTGCCATGAGCGTACACCTACATCATTGTTCTCCTTCACAAACGATGACATTTCGTCAGTTTACCAAAATTAAGGATCGAGAAGCCGCCATTCGAAAGCTTGAACGAATCGCGCGATCAAATATCGAAAATTGCCTTCGAATATTAAAGCATAACCGGGCACATGATATACAGTTTTTCCGCCTCAGTTCACGTCTCATTCCACTTGCGAATCATGAGGCATTAGCTGATTGGGATTATTTATCCCCGCTCGAACAACCTTTAAAAGAAATCAGGAAGTTTCTATCAGAACACCCAATGAGAATTGATTTTCACCCGGATCACTTTGTTGTACTCAATACAAAGGACGTATCGACATTAAAAACATCCATTCAAGCATTACATCTTCATGAACAATTACTAAAGAGAATGGGAATTCCTCTTAAACACCGATGTGTCATTCATGTTGGTGGGGGATATGAAGACCAGGAAAAAGCATTGGAACAGTTCATTCATAATTGGGCATATGTCCCTGAAAGAATTCAAAACCTAATCATGTTAGAAAATGATGACACGACATTTACAATGTCTCAAACCTTATATTTATGCGAGAAGTTGGGCATTCCTTTCGTCTTCGATTTCCACCATCATGAGGCAAATAATGGGGGAGAAATATGGGAGGAGCATTGGGAGCGAGCAATTCAAACATGGAATTGTTCACCGTTACCAATGAAGATGCATATATCAAGCCCTCGAGACGAGGTAGCTTTCCGTGCTCATCATGACTACATCAACGCCGAACAATTTTATCAATTTCTCTGCAATGTGAAGGGTAGTATTGACCAATTAGACTGTATGATTGAAGCAAAGCAAAAAGATGAAGCACTGTTTCGTCTTATGCATGAGCTTTCTTCTTACCCAAACATTGAAGTTATCGATCAGGCATCTTTTCATTTGAAGTGAAAATAAGAAAAGCGCAAAGCGCAAGTCCTTAGGCGAAGGGCGCTGGAGGACCTGCGAGGAGGGTTCCGTCGCCACAGCAGGGCCGAAGCGACCCGAGCTGGTGGAGCATAGAGCTAGACACCAAAAAACTGTAAAGAGAACACTTTATTGAACTTAAACTTTCTGTAACTATAAAAAAGAAGTGTTCATTTAGCCAGTATCACTAACTAAATGAACACTTTAAACATTTAATGAACGACCGTTGAAAAATCATCGAGCCATTTTACTAGCTCGTTATTTTCTAACGGTTTCGAAAAGTAATACCCTTGTACAACAGGGCATTCAGAAAGCGAACGGAGAAATTCCATTTGTTTTTCTGATTCGACTCCTTCAATTACGACATTTAAATGTAAAGATTGTCCAAGTGAGATAATCGTTTTTAAAATGGCCGAGTCTTTTTCAGAATCCGGAATATCATCAACAAACGATTTATCGATTTTCAACGTCGAAATCGGTAATCGCTTTAAGTACGATAAGGATGAGACGCCTGTTCCGAAGTCATCTAACGCTACGGAAAACCCAAATAATCGAAACTCATTTACTGCCTTAATGGCACGATGAATGTTGTTAATGACACTCGTTTCTGTAATTTCTAGTTCCAATTGATTCGGATTTATGCCATATTTTGATATGCAATTTTTTAAGACGCTCATTAATCGTGGAGATGTAACGTACGGACCCGGAATATTGATGGCAACTTGCAACTTGCATTTACCACCTTCAGACCATGCCGCCAATTGTCGGCATACTTCTTCAATTACCCAATCGGTAACGTCAAACATTTTTCCGTTTTCTTCTAACACAGGGATGAATACGCCCGGAGATATGAATCCTTTTGTCGGATGTTGCCAACGTAATAATGCCTCTAAACCTAGCACTTCTCTCGTATGGGAGCAAACCTTTGGCTGATAGACTAAAAATAACTCTCGATTCGTCATAGCTTGATTGATTTCATCGACGATTTGGTTTTGGAACGAATATGTATGAACTGATGGTTGGTATAAAACGACATCATGTGAATAACGAATCGAAGAATGATCTAAAACGGCTAACGTATTGGCAAACAAATCTTCAGCATGAGCCTCATTATTCGTTGCAACTGCACAAACCATGTCTACTGTTAACGAATGATCATCAATCTTAATTTGTGTTTTCAACATATCCATCAGGGACTCTAAACCGTTAATAAACCTTTTAGCACCATAATGTTCATTCACAAAAAGAACAAAGCGATTTCCTTCAATCCGAGATACATAAGCGTTTAATGGCTTATACTTAGCGATTATTTCTGCGATATTAGCAATAATTTGATCTCCAAAAGTATACCCGAACTGTCGATTCCATCTTCCTAAATCATGAATATGAATAACTGCTAAAGAACCTACATGCTTGTGAGTAGCAAGGACGCGCTCAAAGTGCTTCCTGTTCGGCAAAAGAGTTAAAGCGTCGAAATTTTTCAATCGATATTCTACATATCGCTCAATGACAACGGTTATTCCTTTAAAAAGACCTAAGAAGCTAAGAACTACCACGATGGATACGAAAATTAACGTCAAATTTATTTTCGGAGATGACTGATAACCGAGCAGAAGAGATGAGTCGACCAAACCATTCGTTGCAATGAGTCCAGCGTAATGAATGGTTGAAATGACAGACCCAATAATCATGGCCGTCATCAATTTCCGCATTTTTTTGCGTTTCATTCGTTTCTTTAATTGACTGTACAAATAAAGTGCGCCAATTGTCGAAAGGACAGCCGTTCCTGTTGAGACGATAAAAATCATGAAGTAATCGGAAAAGGTTGGTGAAGATTCAATTAGCAAGGCAGCTAGCACGTGAGTAGTAGCAATGCCAGTCCCCATTATAAATCCAGCTTTAACAAATAATTTTTTTGAATCTTTTTTCCGTGTAGCAACGACAAAGGCATAATAAGAGGCGAGTATAACCGGTATTGCAGAACCGACTGCATACAATTCCCCATATTTCATGAGATTAGGATTTACGTAAGCACTCATTCCAATAAAGTGCATAGACCAAATACCAATCCCCATTGCGACAGATGCCAATCCTAGCCATACGTAACGATTAACAAAACGATCATGCTGACTTTTATCATTCATTGAAAGAGCCGTATAAGAAGATAAACAAACAATCACAAATGAAATTGCGATAATTAGAAAGGTGTACTCTCCATCCATAGTGTTCCATTGAGTAAAACTGTGGTAGATAAACATTGGTAACAACCTTTCATTTCAAAATGAAAGAAAACGGAATAGTTCAATTGGACTAACACCGACACACTCCCATTGTATTATATCGGCATAAAACGACAAATTTCCATCGTTTCTGTTAAAAAAATGAAATCTCAAAAAAATTTCTTCTCACAGAACAAAAAAATAAGGAGCTATCCAGAAAGTATAGCTCCAATTCTTAGCGAAAATGATATTCGGTTAATCTCATCAGGTGACTGACACGTTCCTTAGGGAAGACCGGACTAGTTTCGACTGTTCCCGCTGGAATCACGCCACCACCTTAATTTGGATAAATGGGAGCTGCTTTTCGTCGAACATATTAGGCAGCCCTTAAGGAAAGTCTATTTACTTTCAAGTTGAGTTAAATATGTTTGCAACTCTTTTGCAATAGCACGCATTCCGAAAAGACCAGCTTTCGCTTCTGCTTCTGGATTATAATTCGTGTTTGTGTTGACATCATATGTATAGATGTTTCCATTTTGATCTTCGATGCATTCAATGCCGGCAAAATGGATATTATTAGCACGTAAAAACGATTCATATTGCTTCAAGTATGGGTTTTCATAGTTTTGTATAATTTCAAATTTCGGCTTCGGATTTTTTGTTGTCGGACAATAGGAATCACCAATTTGGCACGCATCGGCTGGACATAACTCAAATCCTTGCGAAGTATCAACACGAACAGCGTAGAAGAAAGAACCGTTAATAAACTCACATCGCATAATATAAGGTTTTGGGGCTTCAATATATTGTTGTACCAATGTGATCCCATCTATGGATGGTTCAAATTCATCGCTTTCTACATATTCTTTTAACGATTGAAGTGAATGAAATTTTCGTACACCTAGACCTTTCCCAGCACGGTTATGTTTCGTGATAAATGGTCCAGAGAACGAAGAAGCGGCCTCAAGAATTTGTTCTTTTCCAATCGCTGCAATTGTTTTCGGTACTGGAATTCCAAACGACTGAAGTGAAGTATATTGAGCGACTTTGCTAATTTCCAATTGCAATGCTCGACTATTATTGAGTACAACTCGACCATGACTTTCTAACCACGATAGGACAGAAGCTGTATATTCGGGTGAAAAACGATGATTTCGCGTATGTGAAGATGCACTCATACGGTTATAAAAAATCCCTTCAGGGGGTTCTTTCGTTAAATCAATCGTTCCTTCATGTAAAAACCAATCTTCATAGGGGACATTCAACTCATTTAAAGCATCGAACAACGGCTTGGTCCACTCTTGATTTTCATGTATGACATAAACCTTTCTCTCCAACTAAAACACCTCCAACATTTCCTATCAATCTACTCAAGTATAAAGGATTTCAGTTAAAGATGGAATTGATACATCCACTTTGATAGAATGAAAGGGTTAAATAGCGAGAGAAGAAAGGAACTGACGTTACATGAAATGTTTTTCCATTGATTTGGATGGAACTTTATTAAACTCAAAGCACGAGATTTCAGAAGAGAATTTAACCGTTATTAAGAGTCTTCTTAATGAAGGTCATCACGTTATTATAAATACAGGTCGTGCAATTCAAGATGTGTTAAAAATCAATGCCGTTGAGCAATTAAGATTGCCTATTTTCTGTATAAATGGATCCGTTCTTTTTTCAAAAAATAGAGAGCTTCTATATGAAGCAACTTTATCGATCGAAACCTATCAAGAAGTGTATCGACAGTTAAAAGAGTTAGAAGTTGAAGTTCTCGTTTACACGAATGAAGGGGGATTACCAACAACACTACCACCACTTCATAAAAAAACGTGGGAAGAAGCCCAAAAACTGTTCAGAGAATTTAACTATGACTCTATTTTATCGATACCTGACTTAAAAATATTTAAAATGATTGCACTTGTTGATAAGGAGAATATCGCTCAAATTGACAAGGTAAAAGAAGTTTTAGAGAGGGTACCAAATCTTTCACTTGCTTCTTCATTTCCAAACAATTTGGAGATTACTTCTGGTGACGCGCATAAAGGAAAAGCAATCCTCCGTTACGCTGAATTAATGGGTGTTCAATATGATGAAATCTATGCGTTTGGAGACGGCGGAAACGATTTAGGTCAATTTGAAGTGGCAACAACTTCCGTTGCAATGGCAAATGCGCCGAAAAACATACAAGAAAAAGCGGATATCGTGACAAAAACAAATGACGAAAACGGATTTGCATATGCTGTGAAACACTTACTTCCTCTAAGAACTATAACTGTTTAAAACGAAAAATGAAGACCTAATGAACGAAATTTCTTTAGGTCTTCACTTTAAATTAAGCTTGAACAATCATTGTTTCCACTTAATATTGCACCCTAAGCTTGGTTTCTGATTCGGATTTACAGGCTGACCGTTTAAAATAGCATCCAACGCTTCTTTTAAACTATCACCGGTCACAGGCTTATCATTACCTGGTCTTGAATCGTCAAATTGACCTCGATACACTAACTTTAATTCATCGTCAAACACGAAGAAATCTGGAGTACAAGCAGCATTATATGCTTTTGCTACTTCTTGTGATTCATCAAATAAGTACGGGAATGGATAGTGTAATTGTTCCGCTACTTCTTTCATTTTTTCGGGTGAATCTTCTGGGTAATTTTCCACGTCATTTGCGTTAATCGCAACGAAAGAGATTCCTTTCGCTTGATAGTTACGGGCTACTTCGACTAATACATCTTGCACATGAATCACAAATGGACAATGATTACAAATGAACATGACTACCGTTGCCGTTTCTGACTTCACATCACTCAGTTTCGTCGTTTTACCAGTTACCGGGTTATACAATTCAAATAATGGAGCTATAGAACCAAGAGGGAGCATTACCGATTCAGTTCGTGCCATTATATTCCATCCTTTCCTTTATTTTCACCTGTTAGTATAACGAATGAATCATACCTAGTAAATGGATATACCTTTTTCGACGAATCTTCGTACAATATGCTATAGTAATAAATCGACATATTCTTTTTACTAGATAGGAAGATCAGGATGACATCAACTTTACAATACATAAAAGAATGGAAAAAAGCGCTTCAAGCGGAAATTGTCCATCTAAAAAAATACGGAAGTACAAAATTTCCTATTAAAAACGGACGACTTGTCTCACATGAACCAACCTTTACGTATTATTTTGACGCAATTGTCCCGATGAACATCCCAAATGGTTCATCTATTCGTCTTGAATGGGGACATGTAAAAGAAACAGGAATTCTAGTCTCAGCAGATGGGGGAGGTGTTTTATTATCAGTTGAACGCTCCTTTGGAGACCTCATCCCGGAAGCAAACTTACTTCATGACCCATGGGAACTTTTAGATGAACTTTATGCGAGAATTGATGAAATGAAAGAGAGTAAGAAAAAACGTGCAAGAGTAAAAAAACTCCTTCATCCGACAATGGAACCTAAACATCCGACGACAAGTATTAAAAGTTCTATCCATGAAGTCATTCTTCGTTCCAAATACAATCCTATCACATTTATTTGGGGACCACCTGGTACCGGGAAAACATACACGCTGGCTCGGGTTGCTGCAAATAAGTATATGAAAAACAAACGGGTGCTGCTTTTATCACACAGTAACCAAGCAGTCGATGTGTTGATGAACGAAATGGCAAGCTTTTTAGTACGGAAAGACCTATTGAAAGTAGGAGAAATCCTTCGATACGGTACACAAAACAGTGGTACTTTAGACGATAGCTATTCCATCACCACATCGCAATTGTTAGGAAGTCAACATCCCGATTTAGCAGAAAAAAGAGAGAAACTACTAAATGAACGAAAAGGAATAAAACAAGATTTAGCTCGATCTTACTCAAAAAGGGATTCAGAACAATTAATGGAGATCGAAAAAGATTTAGCCTCACTATTAGAAAAAATTCGCAAGAAAGAAATAGATTTCGTAAAGGATGCAAAAGTAATTGGGACAACACTTGCGAAGGCAGCTAGCGATCCGACAATCTATGAAACAGAGTATGATCTCATTATTATTGATGAAGCAAGTATGGCGTATGTGCCACAAGCAGCGTTTGCCGCTTCATTAGGGAAACGGACCATTGTATGCGGAGACTTTATGCAATTACCACCTATCGCTCAAGGGCGGCATTCCCTTGTTACTAAATGGTTGAAGCAAGACGTTTTTCACGCATCCGGGGTTGCAAAATCGGTCGACACGGGCGAACTTCATCCTCATTTGTTTTTATTACGTGAACAACGTCGGATGCACCCTGACATTTCAAGCTTTACTAACAATGTCATTTACCGAGCATTTGTCGGAGACCATAAAAGCGTCTTAACGAGCCGAAATGAATTAGTTTCACAAAAGCCGTTTGAGGAGAAAGCGTCCATTTTGCTTGACACGAGCAATACGGGTGACTATTGCTGGAAAGATGAAACGACGAAATCCTATGTCAACCTGTGGCAATTGTTACTCTCGTTTCAACTAATTCACGAAGGATATACAGCGGGCATACGTTCGATCGGCTATGTGACCCCGTATCGTGCACAAAGTATTCTAATGGAAAAGCTTCTTCAAGACATATATGAACATGAAAAGCATGTTGCAAACATCATCTCAGCAACTGTCCACCGATTCCAAGGAAGTGAGCGAGATATGATGATCTTTGATACGGTCGATAGCTTCCCGAAGGAACGGCCAGGGATGCTTTTGATTGGGAGAGAAAGCGAACGGCTCATCAACGTCGCCATCACGCGAACGAAAGGGAAGTTTATTCACGTCGGTAACATCGATTTTATGCAACAAAACATCTACCGGAGTCAAACGCTTCGAAAACTCGTTGACTATCAAATTGCGAGAGGACAAACTGTTTATCCAAACGAAATTGGGACATGGATTCAAAAACAGCATCCGAAGCTTCGATGGATGCATGCTAAAAAAATAGAACTGGTAATGCAGGACTTAAAAAACGCACGTCAATCCATTATGGTCGCCCTCCCGATAGGAGAACAGCTAAATTCTGAATGGAGGAACGCTCTAAAGCCATATAAAAACTATGTGAAAGTGATTCCATCCACTCTACCATTTCCATTTCTTTTAATAGATGAACAATTAGTTTGGATTGGCCTTTTTCTCACGAACAAAGAAAAGAGAAAACCACCATTTGTTGCAGCTAGATTACTTGCACCGTCGATTGGAAAATTTCTTACAACAACTATCCAAACATAAATTACGAAGCGACGGTAAAAAGCTAGGGGGGACTCCAGCGGGAAAGCTCGAGTAACAGACCATTATTGCAGATGGGCTTTCCCGCTAGAGAAGCTGATAGATAAATAGAGAGGATAGCCGTGAATCTCGCCTGCAATAAAAAGGAGATTCTGCGAGGTTATAGAAGTTCGCTTGGAGCTAGACACCAAAAAAACGGTAAAGAGAATACTGGAACACTTTAACTTAAACTTTCTGTAACAATGAAGAAAGAGGCTGTCCTAATTGGGCAGCCTCTTTTTAATTAAGCATAAAGCTCTTGAAGTCTTTTTTGAATCTCTTCGTTTTCTAAATACTCATCATATGTTGTCTGCTTGTCAACCATTCCGTTCGGAGTAATCTCAATAATTCGATTTGCGATTGTTTGCACGAACTGGTGGTCATGAGATGTAAAGAGCATCGCACCTTTAAACTTCATTAAACCGTTATTTAGTGCAGTAATAGATTCTAGATCTAAGTGGTTCGTCGGATCATCAAATAATAATACGTTTGAACCGCTTAACATCATTTTTGAAAGCATACAACGTACTTTTTCTCCACCCGACAATACGCTTGCTTTCTTCATCACTTCTTCACCAGAGAAGAGCATACGACCAAGGAATCCACGTAAAAACGTCTCACTTTGATCATTCGGTGAATATTGTCGCAACCAATCCACTAAGTTTAAATCATTGTTTTCAAAGTACTCACTATTATCGCGAGGGAAGTACGCTTGTGATGTCGTAACACCCCATTTGAACGAGCCGCTATCAGGTTCCATTTCACCCATTAGAATTTTGAATAACGTAGTATATCCAATCTCATTTGTTCCGACAAAAGCAATTTTATCTTCCTTATTCATCGTAAAGCTTACATTGTCTAACACTTTCACACCATCAATGGTTTTCGTTAACCCTTCGACACGCAAAACGTCATTTCCAATTTCGCGTTCAGGCGCAAAGTGAACGTACGGATAGCGACGAGATGAAGGTTTAATATCGTCCAATGTAATTTTCTCAAGTAATTTCTTACGAGAAGTCGCCTGTTTAGATTTCGATGCATTCGCACTAAATCGAGCGATAAACGCTTGAAGTTCTTTAATTTTCTCTTCTTTTTTCTTATTTTGCTCTTGCATCATTTTTTGAGCTAACTGGCTTGATTCATACCAGAAATCGTAGTTCCCAACATAAATTTGGATTTTCCCATAATCCAAATCCGCAATGTGCGTACATACTTTGTTTAAGAAGTGGCGATCATGGGATACGACAATCACAGTATTTTCAAAGTTAATTAAAAACTCTTCCAGCCATTGAATTGCCTTTATATCAAGGTTGTTCGTTGGCTCATCCAGAAGCAATACATCTGGTTTGCCGAATAATGCTTGAGCTAAAAGAACTTTTACCTTTTCGGCACCCGTTAAATCAGCCATTTTTTTCGTATGAAGCTCTTCTTGAATGCCTAAACCTTTTAATAAAATAGCGGCTTCTGATTCAGCTTCCCAACCGTTTAATTCAGCAAATTCCGCTTCCAATTCTGCAGCACGCATTCCGTCTTCATGTGTAAAGTCCGGCTTCATATAGATAGCGTCTTTTTCTTGCATCACTTCGTAT
This window encodes:
- a CDS encoding ABC-F family ATP-binding cassette domain-containing protein — protein: MITVQNVSLRFADRKLFEDVNIKFSPGNCYGLIGANGAGKSTFLKVLSGEIEPQTGHVHMNPDERLAVLKQNHFEYEEFEVLQTVIMGHTRLYEVMQEKDAIYMKPDFTHEDGMRAAELEAEFAELNGWEAESEAAILLKGLGIQEELHTKKMADLTGAEKVKVLLAQALFGKPDVLLLDEPTNNLDIKAIQWLEEFLINFENTVIVVSHDRHFLNKVCTHIADLDYGKIQIYVGNYDFWYESSQLAQKMMQEQNKKKEEKIKELQAFIARFSANASKSKQATSRKKLLEKITLDDIKPSSRRYPYVHFAPEREIGNDVLRVEGLTKTIDGVKVLDNVSFTMNKEDKIAFVGTNEIGYTTLFKILMGEMEPDSGSFKWGVTTSQAYFPRDNSEYFENNDLNLVDWLRQYSPNDQSETFLRGFLGRMLFSGEEVMKKASVLSGGEKVRCMLSKMMLSGSNVLLFDDPTNHLDLESITALNNGLMKFKGAMLFTSHDHQFVQTIANRIIEITPNGMVDKQTTYDEYLENEEIQKRLQELYA